The following coding sequences lie in one Methanorbis furvi genomic window:
- a CDS encoding DUF5804 family protein: protein MFLICIGKPGVDLYRTLSDSETSRHILRFYHPRELEFGISVEVATVSSGLALMSELRWYAMRYMQDVLFEDAEHGVYLTQKLSREAYDSRSVTLSKEWETCYRICVTEEGEVIRLPEGVPEPDTVVRTFEVWGLAEEHP from the coding sequence ATGTTTCTGATATGTATCGGAAAACCGGGTGTGGATCTGTATCGGACTTTGTCTGATTCAGAAACCAGCCGGCATATTTTACGTTTTTATCATCCGAGAGAGCTGGAGTTCGGCATCTCGGTTGAGGTGGCGACTGTGTCGAGCGGACTTGCTTTGATGAGTGAGCTGCGGTGGTATGCGATGCGGTATATGCAGGATGTGCTGTTTGAGGATGCCGAGCATGGAGTGTATCTTACGCAGAAGCTTTCGCGTGAGGCGTATGATTCACGGTCGGTGACGTTGTCAAAGGAGTGGGAGACCTGTTACCGGATTTGTGTTACAGAGGAGGGCGAAGTTATCCGGCTTCCTGAGGGAGTGCCCGAACCGGACACGGTTGTGCGGACGTTTGAGGTCTGGGGACTCGCCGAAGAGCATCCGTAA
- the tgtA gene encoding tRNA guanosine(15) transglycosylase TgtA — MGIYFEVIHKDIAGRVGKLKVGDKTIKTPALLPVVNPHLQVIPPSEMKKMGVEGIITNAYIFSKSEEYRSQALERGLHDVLDFDGLIMTDSGSFQMSVYGSVDITNEETISFQRDIGSDIWVPLDIPTHPDTDREEVIAQMEVTMDRMREAKEIFGPDAPLSGPVQGAVFEDLRESAGRTVSEMGFAYCPVGAVVPLMESYRYRELVDVIIAAKKGLNPGACVHLFGAGHPSMFALAVALGCDVFDSAAYALYAKEGRYITPSGTLKLEEMSELPCACPVCRSHTADELRKSPDKQKLLAYHNLAVTMAEISRVRAAVQEGTLWELVDERCRAHPRLLDGYRRLLERSAELEHLDRATKRRFFYRGSESCDRTEVKKYHEMIPRVKLSDVSLIDAGGPVPSRFTEVIGFKPPFGPVPYELAETFPVGPCEIPSWDETMVACGIKGLAALLATNPDTKVTISTTEKWASLFRSAFPDCEVIV; from the coding sequence ATGGGCATATATTTTGAAGTAATCCACAAAGACATCGCAGGACGCGTCGGCAAACTCAAAGTCGGCGACAAAACCATCAAAACCCCGGCTCTCTTACCGGTCGTCAACCCGCACTTACAGGTAATCCCGCCGTCAGAGATGAAGAAGATGGGTGTTGAAGGAATCATCACCAACGCCTATATCTTCTCCAAAAGCGAGGAGTATCGCAGTCAGGCGCTCGAACGCGGACTGCATGACGTCCTTGACTTTGACGGCCTCATCATGACCGACTCAGGATCATTTCAGATGTCGGTCTACGGCAGCGTAGACATCACCAACGAAGAAACGATCTCCTTCCAGCGCGACATCGGCTCTGATATCTGGGTGCCTCTTGACATCCCGACGCACCCGGACACCGACCGCGAAGAGGTCATTGCCCAGATGGAGGTCACCATGGACCGGATGCGGGAAGCAAAAGAGATCTTCGGACCCGATGCCCCGCTTTCCGGTCCGGTTCAGGGAGCGGTCTTTGAAGACCTCCGCGAGTCGGCAGGCAGAACAGTTTCTGAGATGGGATTTGCCTACTGCCCTGTTGGGGCGGTCGTTCCGTTAATGGAATCCTACCGGTACCGCGAACTCGTCGACGTCATCATCGCCGCCAAAAAAGGACTCAACCCGGGAGCCTGCGTTCACCTTTTCGGTGCCGGACACCCGTCCATGTTTGCTCTTGCAGTAGCTCTCGGCTGTGATGTCTTCGACTCAGCAGCCTACGCACTCTACGCAAAAGAGGGACGCTACATCACGCCGTCCGGCACCCTCAAACTCGAAGAGATGAGCGAACTTCCCTGTGCCTGTCCGGTCTGTCGTTCGCATACCGCAGACGAACTCAGAAAATCTCCCGACAAACAAAAACTCCTCGCCTACCACAACCTCGCCGTCACCATGGCAGAGATCTCCCGCGTCCGTGCGGCGGTTCAGGAAGGAACCCTCTGGGAACTCGTCGACGAACGCTGCCGGGCACACCCGCGGCTGCTCGATGGATATCGTCGTCTGCTGGAACGCTCGGCCGAACTCGAACACCTCGACCGTGCAACCAAACGCAGATTCTTCTACCGCGGCTCAGAATCCTGCGATCGTACCGAAGTCAAAAAGTATCATGAGATGATTCCCCGCGTGAAACTTTCTGACGTCTCTTTGATTGATGCCGGAGGACCAGTTCCCTCACGCTTCACCGAGGTTATCGGATTCAAACCGCCGTTTGGTCCGGTACCCTACGAGCTTGCCGAGACTTTTCCGGTCGGTCCCTGCGAAATTCCGTCCTGGGATGAAACGATGGTCGCCTGTGGTATCAAAGGTCTTGCGGCACTTCTCGCCACCAACCCTGACACCAAAGTTACCATCTCCACAACCGAGAAGTGGGCTTCCCTGTTCCGGTCAGCATTTCCTGACTGCGAGGTCATCGTATGA
- the arcS gene encoding archaeosine synthase subunit alpha produces MSVFDARVRDGLARTGMLRVGDEEIKTPAAVDILRLFPSLLDRPFTNLPLSAPKSDADKYYVAGKDPVSFHPLADCPAESGDVVMVPGWRSVLGDARRYAEYLSPLFAGTPPDVARYAPACALPSNAAMLIATGFDLFDYTAVDLASVQKKFCMTEGEFDASYMDKGVCGCEGCRTGNLALHNRLALDREIAVVKTWIESGQIRDLIEQRCRLHAEQVGLLRHLDRSPVTSAALPAVRSSRFMANSAESMTRPEIAFFEDRVVNRFVPSRNDVCVLLPCAARKPYSLSKTHQKFQRVIEGRAHEVIVTSPLGVVPRELELLYPAGHYDVPVTGYWDREESAILVEYVAAYLAKHRYERVICHLEGGAKAVATAAAEKAGVVLEHTCNDDRPSSPDSLRALNNALHDCRKRRSDSIRGTLAWQFGELVDTKGWITKGRYPEQKIFDKKQQIFSIDSSTGLLRPTMEGWQFISGYRVTISDGFVPQGDILAPGIFDCDPNIREGDEVYVTGSGYLATGKAAMSADEMLRSSRGVAVRVRKTKKM; encoded by the coding sequence ATGAGTGTCTTTGACGCGAGAGTCCGCGACGGCCTTGCCAGAACCGGCATGCTCCGCGTTGGCGACGAAGAGATAAAAACGCCGGCAGCAGTGGACATACTCAGACTGTTTCCCTCGCTTTTGGACCGGCCGTTTACTAACCTCCCGCTCTCAGCACCAAAATCTGATGCAGACAAATACTATGTGGCTGGTAAAGATCCGGTCTCGTTTCACCCGCTTGCAGACTGTCCCGCAGAGTCGGGCGATGTCGTGATGGTTCCCGGCTGGCGATCAGTACTCGGAGACGCCCGCAGATATGCAGAGTATCTCTCTCCGCTTTTTGCCGGCACTCCGCCAGACGTTGCCCGCTACGCTCCTGCCTGCGCGTTGCCGTCAAATGCTGCAATGCTGATTGCGACCGGCTTTGATCTCTTTGACTACACGGCAGTTGATCTTGCCAGCGTGCAGAAAAAGTTCTGCATGACCGAAGGCGAGTTTGATGCATCCTATATGGACAAAGGTGTCTGCGGCTGCGAAGGATGCCGGACCGGCAACCTTGCTCTGCATAACAGGCTTGCTCTCGACCGCGAGATTGCTGTTGTCAAGACATGGATTGAGTCGGGACAGATTCGCGATCTGATTGAGCAGCGATGCAGACTTCATGCCGAACAGGTAGGCCTGCTCCGTCATCTTGACCGATCGCCGGTCACCTCTGCCGCTCTGCCGGCAGTCCGGTCCTCGCGGTTTATGGCAAACTCCGCAGAGTCTATGACGCGGCCGGAGATTGCATTCTTCGAAGACCGCGTGGTGAACAGATTTGTTCCTTCGCGAAATGATGTCTGTGTGCTTTTGCCGTGTGCGGCGCGAAAACCCTACTCGCTTTCAAAGACACATCAGAAGTTTCAGAGAGTTATCGAAGGAAGAGCACACGAGGTCATCGTTACTTCGCCGCTGGGTGTTGTGCCCAGAGAGCTTGAACTTCTCTATCCTGCCGGCCATTATGATGTGCCGGTTACCGGTTACTGGGACCGCGAAGAGTCGGCAATTCTTGTCGAGTACGTTGCGGCATACCTTGCAAAGCACCGCTACGAGAGAGTTATCTGTCATCTTGAAGGAGGAGCAAAAGCTGTGGCAACTGCTGCTGCAGAAAAAGCGGGTGTTGTTCTTGAACACACCTGCAATGACGACCGCCCCTCTTCCCCAGACTCGCTGCGGGCGCTGAACAATGCCCTGCACGACTGCCGCAAACGCCGCTCTGATTCAATTCGCGGAACGCTTGCCTGGCAGTTCGGCGAACTTGTCGATACGAAAGGATGGATAACGAAAGGCAGGTATCCTGAGCAGAAGATCTTCGACAAGAAACAGCAGATATTTTCTATCGACAGCTCGACCGGTCTTCTCAGGCCGACGATGGAAGGCTGGCAGTTCATCTCCGGTTACCGCGTTACGATCAGCGATGGTTTTGTGCCGCAGGGAGATATTCTTGCGCCCGGTATTTTTGACTGTGATCCAAACATTCGTGAAGGCGATGAGGTCTATGTGACCGGTTCGGGGTATCTTGCGACCGGAAAAGCTGCGATGAGTGCTGATGAGATGCTTCGTTCGTCCCGCGGTGTTGCCGTTCGCGTGCGCAAGACGAAAAAGATGTGA
- a CDS encoding ATP-dependent DNA helicase, whose amino-acid sequence MSSITDYFPYQSYRKNQKEMLEAVAKTAREGGILMVDAPTGSGKSSVIAPLLAEANGKKIFVAVRTISQLQIFIRELELIRQKKKRDLKFVYLIGKGNMCPLGGYGDVYRRCEGVKAFSTALMQERADRGSMVPSKDKMILEQIRKQDRDHPMLCPYFINSRVFVQGEEGGRRLIPSPEMRTKAERAQKGVVMPADLHEFAGSVCPYDLMLSAARGADVVILNYHHLFNDDIREQLYVTLQCEPTDVMMLLDEAHNLGDVVQGIQSIRLSEIDIENASHELASIRGKVRGADAVRHVLPRIAEFMNGLKRSNEVEDWFDPTIFNRLLIKGSLYTKLDDILDDLLSIKETLREASIQKAEYRETAIERLCEFLFRIYRSSSDPAFLTVYVKDGDAVNLEVRNIDPANRLQEMVSMHAATVLISGTLAPVESYRRYYFGEMPVGTLSLPNSFPKENRLVLGSRDITTAFSRRQNSENTAAITAYILAFAKLPGNIAIYFPSYQLQSQFAKLCEGKIRSKQVFIEPRETEEANAALKEFISLPSQRKSGVMFAVCGGKWSEGLDYRGDQLTAAMVIGLPLAPFTQVRRMVNSYFKRKFGSEGEFIAYTLPAMNKALQALGRVLRTETDRGVLILGEERFLDPEIFSGLPPWMKAELKECDADMLPGILAKWK is encoded by the coding sequence ATGTCATCCATCACCGACTACTTTCCCTATCAGTCCTACCGTAAAAACCAGAAAGAGATGCTGGAAGCGGTGGCAAAGACCGCACGGGAAGGCGGTATCCTCATGGTGGATGCACCAACCGGAAGCGGCAAGTCAAGCGTGATCGCTCCCCTGCTTGCCGAGGCAAACGGCAAAAAAATTTTCGTTGCGGTCCGCACAATCTCACAGCTGCAGATCTTCATCCGAGAACTCGAACTGATCCGGCAGAAGAAAAAGCGTGACCTCAAGTTCGTCTACTTAATCGGCAAAGGAAACATGTGTCCTTTAGGCGGCTACGGAGATGTCTACCGCAGATGCGAAGGAGTGAAGGCGTTCTCGACCGCTCTCATGCAGGAGAGAGCAGACCGCGGGTCGATGGTTCCATCAAAGGACAAGATGATCCTTGAACAGATCAGAAAGCAGGACCGCGATCATCCGATGCTCTGTCCGTACTTTATCAACAGCCGCGTCTTTGTGCAAGGGGAGGAAGGCGGCAGAAGACTCATCCCGTCTCCAGAGATGCGAACCAAAGCCGAGCGGGCACAGAAGGGTGTTGTCATGCCTGCCGATCTGCATGAGTTTGCCGGCAGTGTCTGTCCGTACGATCTGATGCTTTCTGCGGCTCGCGGGGCTGATGTGGTGATTCTCAACTATCATCACCTCTTCAATGACGACATTCGCGAACAGCTGTATGTGACTCTGCAGTGCGAACCAACGGACGTGATGATGCTTCTTGACGAAGCCCACAATCTCGGTGATGTGGTGCAGGGCATTCAGAGCATTCGCCTCAGTGAGATCGATATCGAAAATGCTTCGCACGAACTTGCGTCCATCCGGGGGAAAGTTCGCGGGGCTGATGCGGTCCGTCATGTTCTACCAAGAATTGCGGAGTTCATGAACGGGTTGAAGCGGTCGAACGAGGTGGAGGACTGGTTTGATCCGACAATCTTTAACAGATTGTTAATCAAGGGTTCGCTCTACACCAAGCTCGACGACATCTTGGATGATCTGTTGTCGATTAAGGAGACGCTTCGCGAGGCAAGTATTCAGAAGGCCGAGTACCGCGAGACGGCAATTGAGCGGTTGTGCGAGTTTTTGTTCAGGATTTACCGGTCTTCATCCGACCCGGCATTTCTTACGGTTTATGTGAAGGATGGGGATGCGGTAAATCTTGAGGTGAGAAACATCGATCCGGCAAATCGGTTGCAGGAGATGGTTTCGATGCATGCGGCAACTGTTCTTATCAGCGGAACTCTTGCGCCGGTAGAGTCCTACCGGCGTTACTACTTTGGTGAGATGCCGGTTGGGACGTTGTCTTTGCCGAATTCGTTCCCAAAGGAGAATCGTCTGGTGCTTGGCAGCCGCGATATCACGACTGCATTTTCGCGGCGGCAGAACTCGGAAAACACGGCGGCAATCACCGCCTACATTCTTGCGTTCGCAAAGCTTCCGGGAAATATTGCGATATACTTCCCTTCGTATCAGCTGCAGTCGCAGTTTGCGAAACTCTGTGAGGGAAAGATCAGGTCAAAGCAGGTGTTCATCGAACCCCGCGAGACTGAGGAGGCGAACGCAGCACTCAAGGAGTTCATCAGTCTTCCAAGTCAGCGAAAGTCGGGCGTGATGTTTGCGGTCTGCGGAGGAAAATGGAGCGAGGGGCTTGACTACCGCGGCGATCAGCTGACCGCGGCGATGGTGATCGGGCTTCCTCTGGCACCCTTTACGCAGGTTCGGCGGATGGTGAACAGTTACTTTAAGCGAAAGTTTGGAAGCGAGGGAGAGTTTATTGCTTATACGCTTCCTGCGATGAACAAGGCGCTTCAGGCGCTCGGTCGTGTTCTCCGAACCGAGACGGATCGCGGTGTGCTTATCTTAGGCGAGGAGCGGTTTTTGGATCCTGAGATCTTTTCCGGGCTTCCGCCATGGATGAAGGCTGAGTTAAAAGAGTGCGATGCGGATATGTTGCCTGGAATTCTTGCGAAGTGGAAGTGA
- a CDS encoding MGMT family protein, whose translation MMKTGSCSFGMWKVLVSWEGNVVHQVQFVRTAPEGLVPVQFTKFLAGRVDSFAPLVSAAVSGDSVYSRIYAAVSDIPYGETRTYGEVAFAADTHPRVVGNAMARNPTALIVPCHRVTAADGGLGGFTPDLQIKRDLLKMEGKRRRG comes from the coding sequence ATGATGAAGACTGGTTCGTGTAGTTTTGGGATGTGGAAGGTTCTTGTTTCCTGGGAAGGAAATGTTGTGCATCAGGTGCAGTTTGTGAGAACCGCGCCTGAGGGTTTGGTTCCGGTGCAGTTCACGAAGTTTCTTGCGGGCCGGGTTGATTCGTTTGCACCTCTCGTGTCTGCGGCAGTTTCGGGAGATTCTGTTTACTCACGCATTTATGCGGCGGTGTCTGATATTCCTTACGGGGAGACGAGGACGTACGGGGAGGTTGCTTTTGCTGCTGATACACATCCGCGGGTTGTCGGGAATGCGATGGCGAGAAATCCTACTGCACTGATTGTTCCCTGCCATCGTGTTACTGCGGCGGATGGAGGGCTTGGGGGTTTCACGCCTGATCTGCAGATCAAGAGGGATCTGCTGAAGATGGAGGGGAAGAGGAGGAGGGGGTGA
- a CDS encoding type IV pilin N-terminal domain-containing protein, translating into MCANTKNTENAVSPVIGAVMLVLITAVLVAIVAIAVIGMAGNQPGYVVGVTASAAPSGNDAVVTLYGSKNIPELVKVEVIDAGSSAGEYVEVWNGTAGSAPVGIPLTAKKVARPSGNMSSYATKLLVRGTFADGTEQVLLMQDAAFKGVEEVVEYILYNKVEWKEYYDKHYDDPGETVTIPQKTLLDFGDGEYLYFIDNSDSNKRVMKGVNRDQYWDLRPGQCVKVDITPELVRDAISGPITSQSVGKIKTLYNIGGILKINLDNYGGVNLVEIGTIVNP; encoded by the coding sequence GTGTGTGCTAATACCAAAAATACTGAGAACGCGGTTTCACCAGTGATTGGAGCAGTAATGCTGGTACTGATAACGGCAGTACTGGTGGCTATCGTCGCGATTGCCGTAATAGGTATGGCAGGCAATCAGCCTGGGTATGTTGTCGGAGTTACGGCGAGTGCCGCACCTTCAGGGAATGATGCGGTCGTGACACTCTACGGCAGCAAAAATATTCCCGAGCTGGTAAAAGTCGAGGTAATCGATGCCGGCTCTTCTGCCGGAGAGTACGTCGAGGTATGGAACGGAACGGCAGGCTCTGCACCGGTCGGCATACCGCTTACGGCGAAGAAGGTTGCGAGGCCTTCGGGGAATATGTCGTCTTACGCAACGAAGCTTCTGGTGCGGGGGACATTTGCTGACGGAACAGAGCAGGTGCTGCTTATGCAGGATGCGGCGTTTAAGGGAGTCGAAGAGGTGGTGGAATATATACTTTACAATAAAGTAGAGTGGAAGGAGTATTATGACAAGCATTATGATGACCCTGGTGAAACAGTGACGATTCCTCAAAAGACATTACTGGATTTCGGAGATGGTGAGTATCTATATTTTATCGACAATAGTGATTCTAATAAACGTGTAATGAAAGGAGTAAATAGGGATCAGTACTGGGATCTGAGGCCCGGTCAATGTGTTAAAGTAGATATTACACCAGAACTAGTTCGAGATGCAATATCGGGCCCAATAACAAGCCAGAGCGTGGGCAAGATAAAGACACTATATAATATTGGAGGTATATTAAAAATAAACCTAGATAATTATGGTGGTGTAAATCTTGTTGAGATCGGTACGATAGTAAACCCATAG
- a CDS encoding type II toxin-antitoxin system HicA family toxin has protein sequence MSVLKCDAVTKALRKKGFVLVRGRSKHLVYFFVHDGKKSEIATHLSHNKQEINDALQREMAEQTYLSKAEFLEMISCKIEHDELAARYAARGLLQRD, from the coding sequence TTGTCGGTGCTAAAATGTGATGCGGTAACGAAAGCCCTGAGAAAGAAAGGTTTTGTTTTGGTACGCGGTCGATCAAAGCATCTTGTTTATTTCTTTGTACATGATGGAAAGAAATCAGAAATTGCAACACATTTAAGCCACAATAAACAGGAAATCAACGATGCACTACAGCGAGAGATGGCGGAACAAACCTATCTTTCAAAAGCTGAATTTCTTGAGATGATCTCCTGCAAAATCGAACACGATGAACTGGCCGCCCGTTATGCTGCTCGTGGTCTTCTTCAGAGAGATTAA